The DNA region GCTGCACCTGCTTATTCTTTAAGCAATAATAAAAGCCACAATATGACTACTGCTACCCAGGTTGCTCAAAATACCCAGGCTGGCGGCACCATGAAAAAGGCTAATGCTGTCCGAAAGGTTAATGCCCGTAAGAATAGTACGGCAAATCGTAGTACCGCACTCACAGTAGGTAGCAGAGGAGAGAGAGTTAAAACTGCTCAAAGTTTGTTAAAACAGCAAGGATTCTATACTGCAAGTGTGAATGGTGTTTTTGATAATAAGACACGTTCAGCCGTGATGAAATTTCAGAAGTCTAAAGGATTAAGAGCCGACGGAATAATTGGACCCCGCACTTTGGCATATCTTAAATAAAATGGTTTCAGCTTCGTAAAGAAAATTATTCGGCGTTGCATATTTACGGGATGATTTGGCAACTTCTAAAATTCCTCCACTTCCAATACTGCACGCTTTGTGCATTTTTAACTCGGCATTGGGTTTAGGGAAAAGGTTAAAGGTTAAAGGTTTTTTCTTTGCCCTTATCCCCAGAGGGGGCCCCACCTTCCCCTTTTCCCCAAAACCCGACAAGTATTGCCCCCACTTCCTCTACCTCAAGAGCTTGCCCCAATTCATCCCACTATTTTGTAACGCCAATTATTCTTGCAGACGAGCAATTACACAGTGCAGAACTTTAATTTCATTAACAATTCGATCCAGTTCTGTGGAGAGTGGAGTTTGTTCTCGAACGGCTTGTAATGTGGGAGTAAAAGTGTTGGAATTGGTAGCAATTTCTGATAACCGAGCAGTATGTAACTGTTCAATTTGGTAGTGAATTGCTTCGAGATAGTTATCCAGCGCTGGTAATGGTTGGGGTGGTTGTCCCTGCCCAAGGGCATCTGCTAAGTTTTCCAAAACTTGGACAATGGTATCAGCAAGTCGCTTTACTTCAGGAAATTGGTACTCACCGCTAAATTCCCGCAGATGTTCTGCTAAAGTTGTTACCGAACTGAAAAAGCCACGAATGTATATCATCAGCGTCATTACAGGTTCGATTTCTCCCT from Nostoc commune NIES-4072 includes:
- a CDS encoding peptidoglycan-binding domain-containing protein, with the protein product MNWKVLALLPALALATAAPAYSLSNNKSHNMTTATQVAQNTQAGGTMKKANAVRKVNARKNSTANRSTALTVGSRGERVKTAQSLLKQQGFYTASVNGVFDNKTRSAVMKFQKSKGLRADGIIGPRTLAYLK